One window of Schistocerca gregaria isolate iqSchGreg1 unplaced genomic scaffold, iqSchGreg1.2 ptg000473l, whole genome shotgun sequence genomic DNA carries:
- the LOC126313335 gene encoding ATP-dependent DNA helicase PIF1-like, with translation MSSTIQDLVDITRIQKAEFSSAQKLILKLYAENAPERCSAAKALGAMTLCSKGHSIRTFAIRSLTKLLEGEKDSQVKIEAAKSLEILQAKKTPQREKSKFENSNGKEPNLQGAHTDQAEVDNRTFATTTNDSEGSICKVRECENVGDKTCLSQSDLNVPGHPTSVSEEPLRMSKIKKTPFCFGANQDQVVKKLKTADQASTIDLAPRSVRHPLKRSWGNLKINSIPNRFSDASNLNAVQASSKVNTEKTSLPSPKTKVQQDQCTSTTSFSYKGMHSGESKVSAPLGRIASSGRPTCAPKATAHSKLGFLREKRTEKKPKMDADLVDWDAQGLRTLSEEQKKVVRCAVEGESFFFTGAAGTGKSRALKEIVRVLNEKYQDNEVQVTAPTGIAAVALGGCTTHSFAGIGLGQDKAEVLIRRILSNVRTKSRWLDVRVLIIDEISMMSGELFDKLEHIARIVRNSSQPFGGIQVVLCGDFFQLPPISSNFQDQSPKKVSFCFQSEAWSRVIHHTICLTTVFRQFGDAEFIALLNEVRIGKVSDNSYAKLRACQNTTWNDSIEPTRLYPLKFQVEKENTLHLDKLSGKPVTFKSKDTTKYAQSNYLKALNDSCAAPAELVLKIGAQVILLKNLVEGELVNGSRGVVLGFRPQTEGADKKLLSTFYPIVEFENHKTKLIVPDRFSIKVGNEEVATREQVPLTLAWALSIHKAQGMTLSRVEISLKSIFEYGQAYVALSRVTCMAGLKILDSFSRDVFRSHPAAIEFYNSLQPPTSD, from the exons ATGTCTTCGACCATTCAGGATCTCGTTGATATTACGCGGATTCAAAAAGCCGAATTCTCGTCGGCGCAAAAGTTGATATTAAAGCTTTATGCGGAGAATGCACCAGAAAGGTGCAGCGCGGCAAAGGCGCTAGGCGCAATGACGCTATGCTCAAAGGGCCATTCTATTCGAACGTTCGCCATCCGATCGTTGACGAAGTTGCTCGAGGGCGAGAAGGATTCGCAGGTCAAAATAGAAGCTGCCAAATCGTTGG AAATTTTGCAAGCTAAAAAGACGCCCCAGAGAGAAAAATCTAAGTTTGAAAATTCGAACGGGAAAGAGCCAAATCTGCAAGGCGCACACACGGACCAAGCTGAGGTCGACAATCGTACTTTTGCAACAAC GACAAACGATTCGGAAGGATCGATCTGCAAAGTGAGAGAATGTGAGAATGTCGGAGACAAAACTTGCTTGAGTCAATCCGACTTGAATGTCCCTGGTCATCCAACTTCTGTCTCAGAGGAACCATTGCGAATGTCAAAGATCAAAAAAACGCCATTTTGTTTTGGAGCCAATCAAGATCAGGTAGTCAAAAAGCTCAAGACAGCCGATCAAGCTTCGACGATAGATTTGGCGCCTAGAAGCGTCAGACATCCGCTGAAAAGGTCGTGGGGCAATCTGAAGATAAATTCTATACCTAATCGCTTTTCCGACGCGAGTAATTTGAATGCGGTCCAGGCGTCATCCAAAGTTAATACTGAAAAGACAAGTCTTCCTTCGCCCAAGACGAAAGTTCAGCAAGATCAATGCACGTCCACCACCTCTTTTTCGTATAAGGGAATGCATTCTGGAGAGTCGAAGGTGAGTGCGCCCCTGGGACGTATCGCAAGTAGCGGCCGACCGACGTGTGCACCAAAGGCAACAGCTCACTCAAAGCTGGGCTTTCTAAGAGAAAAGCGTACGGAGAAAAAGCCCAAAATGGATGCTGATTTAGTTGATTGGGATGCACAGGGTCTACGCACTTTATCAGAGGAACAGAAAAAGGTCGTCAGATGCGCTGTAGAGGGAGAAAGCTTTTTCTTTACAGGCGCTGCTGGAACAGGCAAAAGCCGCGCATTGAAGGAAATCGTGCGTGTTTTAAATGAAAAGTACCAAGACAACGAAGTCCAGGTCACAGCGCCTACTGGCATTGCGGCCGTCGCATTGGGCGGATGCACGACTCATTCATTTGCTGGCATTGGTTTGGGTCAAGATAAGGCTGAAGTGTTGATTCGACGGATTCTATCCAACGTAAGAACTAAAAGTCGATGGCTTGATGTCCGCGTCTTGATTATTGATGAGATTAGTATGATGTCAGGAGAACTATTCGACAAGCTCGAACACATTGCTAGAATTGTTCGAAACTCATCCCAGCCATTTGGAGGTATTCAAGTCGTTTTGTGTGGAGATTTTTTTCAACTTCCTCCCATTTCCTCGAACTTTCAAGATCAAAGTCCTAAAAAAGTGAGCTTCTGCTTTCAAAGCGAGGCGTGGTCTAGGGTCATCCACCATACCATCTGCCTGACTACCGTTTTCCGGCAGTTCGGAGACGCCGAATTCATTGCGCTCTTGAACGAGGTCCGAATCGGAAAAGTCTCGGATAATTCTTATGCCAAGTTGCGAGCCTGCCAAAACACAACTTGGAACGACTCCATTGAACCCACTCGTCTGTATCCGCTCAAATTTCAAGTCGAAAAAGAAAACACACTTCATCTCGACAAGCTCTCAGGCAAGCCGGTCACCTTCAAGTCCAAGGACACGACAAAATATGCCCAGAGCAATTATCTCAAGGCACTGAACGATTCATGTGCAGCGCCCGCCGAGTTAGTACTCAAAATTGGAGCGCAGGTCATCTTGCTGAAGAATCTAGTCGAAGGCGAACTGGTAAATGGATCCAGAGGAGTCGTTTTGGGATTCAGGCCGCAAACAGAAGGCGCTGACAAGAAATTGTTGAGCACATTTTATCCCATCGTAGAATTTGAAAACCATAAAACGAAACTTATCGTTCCGGATCGGTTTTCAATAAAAGTCGGAAACGAAGAAGTCGCCACCAGAGAACAAGTGCCTCTTACCTTAGCATGGGCTCTATCGATACATAAAGCACAAGGTATGACGCTTTCAAGAGTGGAAATAAGCTTGAAATCCATATTCGAATATGGACAGGCCTACGTAGCTCTTTCAAGGGTGACATGTATGGCGGGGttaaaaattttggattcattttcTCGAGACGTGTTTCGATCTCATCCGGCGGCCATTGAATTCTACAATTCACTTCAACCGCCAACTTCTGACTAG
- the LOC126313334 gene encoding uncharacterized protein LOC126313334 encodes MSARTCFVGGNWKCFGSNQSIDALVSGLLKADLSNTSAEVVVAPPFVYLSKVKEALAGKNISIAAQNCWRESEGAFTGEVSPAMLRDIGVHWVILGHSERRHIIKENDELLKKKVEAALKHGLKVIFCVGEQLEDRKSKRAQEVVTAQLDACKEHIGCWENVVIAYEPVWAIGTGEVATPQQVQEIHSMIRRWFEENISSSVAQKIRIIYGGSVKPQNSTELAKNPDVDGFLVGGASLVADQFASIIRSTS; translated from the exons ATGTCTGCTAGAACGTGTTTCGTAGGAGGGAATTGGAAGTGT TTTGGGAGCAACCAGTCGATTGACGCATTGGTTTCTGGCTTGCTAAAAGCAGATCTTTCGAACACATCTGCAG AGGTCGTTGTTGCACCGCCGTTCGTGTATTTAAGCAAGGTGAAGGAAGCACTCGCTGGGAAGAACATATCGATTGCAGCGCAAAACTGCTGGCGTGAATCTGAAGGCGCCTTTACTGGCGAAGTTAGTCCAGCAATGCTTAGGGACATCGGCGTGCATTGGGTTATTTTAGGCCATTCTGAGCGTCGACATatcatcaaagaaaacgatgaattATTAAAGAAGAAGGTGGAAGCGGCACTGAAGCATGGGCTGAAAGTTATTTTTTGTGTTGGAGAGCAACTTGAAGATCGCAAGTCGAAAAGGGCCCAGGAGGTGGTGACCGCACAGCTAGATGCTTGTAAAGAACATATTGGTTGCTGGGAAAATGTCGTGATAGCATACGAACCTGTTTGGGCTATTGGAACGGGTGAAGTAGCTACACCTCAACAAGTTCAGGAGATTCATTCAATGATTCGTCGATGGTTTGAAGAAAACATTTCGTCATCCGTAGCTCAAAAAATTCGGATCATCTATGGCGGATCGGTAAAACCTCAAAACAGTACCGAACTCGCTAAAAATCCTGATGTCGATGGCTTTTTAGTTGGTGGTGCTTCACTTGTGGCAGACCAATTTGCTTCAATTATACGGTCTACATCTTAA
- the LOC126313332 gene encoding phosphoenolpyruvate carboxykinase (ATP)-like, which produces MYYVQSCSNNKFSFPKNLLSLDDTHFRSLGILIANSISEAERVYVLDACLGSHRLGQQKVRIITDSANIALYFRHMLVPHPETNPSLFHYNLVVYIATSLKIPNSKEYALTSDSFAASNPERGILLISNVKNTETITDAILAAVGSRVIHEEIPSLPIQAHIMYHRGKSALVIDPSKLLVCAVPEETYFNGFHSALWNSHGVFHMFGGVAHQNLKAPRSRGDLVEMTLHGDVTNARVIQPLHNLVPKVPPPTTLVFVIRDITGILPGLAKLAPQVASKYLAAGYGGKPNQLQPFYFQHRLVSPFGKLEKLFEELAVAHHTRIYLCNIKRRDGTELTRNEIENILLTSLDNSLDQSPPERDDVLKCDVIKSVRGVSTSLDPLQGWQKDEYVSKAKRFASLIGI; this is translated from the coding sequence ATGTATTACGTTCAGTCTTGTTCGAATAATAAGTTTTCCTTCCCGAAGAATCTCTTGAGTTTAGACGACACTCATTTCAGATCTCTGGGGATTCTCATTGCAAATTCTATCAGCGAAGCAGAAAGAGTTTATGTCTTAGACGCCTGTCTTGGCTCACATCGACTTGGACAGCAAAAGGTCCGAATCATTACAGATTCTGCCAATATCGCTCTATATTTTCGACATATGCTTGTTCCTCACCCAGAGACTAATCCGAGCTTGTTCCACTATAATCTGGTCGTCTACATTGCCACGTCGCTGAAAATCCCAAACTCGAAGGAGTACGCGCTCACATCCGACTCGTTCGCCGCTTCTAATCCGGAACGCGGCATTTTGTTGATCTCAAATGTCAAAAATACAGAAACCATCACAGACGCTATTCTGGCGGCTGTAGGCTCTAGAGTCATTCATGAAGAGATTCCGTCTCTTCCTATACAAGCTCATATTATGTATCATCGCGGAAAATCTGCGCTGGTCATAGATCCGTCTAAACTCCTGGTATGCGCCGTGCCCGAAGAAACATATTTCAACGGTTTCCATAGCGCTCTCTGGAATTCACATGGGGTTTTTCACATGTTCGGAGGGGTCGCTCATCAAAATCTGAAGGCCCCTAGATCAAGGGGAGACCTTGTAGAGATGACACTACACGGAGACGTCACCAATGCCAGAGTCATTCAGCCTCTTCACAACCTCGTTCCGAAAGTGCCTCCACCCACTACGTTAGTTTTTGTCATCAGAGATATCACAGGCATCCTTCCGGGGCTCGCGAAGCTCGCCCCGCAAGTCGCCTCCAAGTACCTCGCAGCTGGATATGGTGGAAAACCGAACCAGCTCCAACCCTTCTATTTTCAACACAGACTCGTTTCTCCCTTTGGAAAGCTCGAAAAGCTCTTCGAAGAGTTGGCCGTGGCGCACCACACACGTATTTATCTATGTAATATAAAACGCAGAGATGGCACTGAACTCACACGAAACGAAAtagaaaacattctcttgacctcgCTAGACAATTCACTTGATCAGTCGCCGCCGGAAAGGGACGACGTTCTAAAATGTGACGTCATAAAGTCGGTGCGTGGCGTGTCTACTTCTCTGGATCCCTTACAGGGATGGCAAAAAGATGAATACGTATCCAAGGCGAAGCGCTTCGCATCGCTCATAGGCATATAG
- the LOC126313329 gene encoding uncharacterized protein LOC126313329 produces the protein MSFYSVKALLILDSVSGTRVVAKYFSFDDKLTKRNEQLEFEKSLFAKINTQRAEITFLDEYVALYKAVSDFTVCVIGTAEENEIILLSTLNIIIEALTLLLGEQIDKRVLVDHLDCILLIFDEIVDDGIIFELDLKEIIDRISIGGSSEGSLGEQIVSEAVKTLRKHARNLLMG, from the exons ATG tCTTTTTACTCGGTTAAAGCCCTGCTCATTTTGGACAGCGTATCTGGAACGCGAGTCGTCGCAAAGTATTTCTCCTTTGACGATAAGTTGACAAAGAGAAATGAGCAGCTCGAGTTTGAAAAGTCTCTGTTTGCCAAAATAAATACACAAAGAG CGGAAATTACGTTTTTGGACGAATACGTTGCGTTGTACAAGGCGGTATCCGATTTTACGGTTTGCGTTATCGGAACGGCGGAAGAAAACGAGATCATCTTGTTGAGCACGCTgaacatcatcatagaggctttgaCTCTCCTGCTGGG AGAGCAGATAGACAAGCGGGTTTTGGTTGACCATTTGGACTGCATacttttgatatttgatgagaTAGTTGACGATGG CATTATTTTTGAGTTGGATTTGAAAGAGATTATAGATCGGATTTCGATAGGGGGAAGTAGCGAGGGGAGCTTGGGCGAGCAGATCGTTTCGGAGGCGGTGAAGACCCTGAGAAAGCACGCGAGGAATCTCTTGATGGGATGA
- the LOC126313330 gene encoding uncharacterized protein LOC126313330: MTSRLNISGRDAARHGDNSVDAHSSSGAGQHQLHKRETASKTANTVVSLIQQLSDGIPPSNGQLLNFLDHTGEGLERAECDAKLNKKGKRFIRDSENLVSTTKKLINEKNNDELAQALLIDIAAASIAAKKQSEKNSIDSSNMKMNKTVLWRTGQSLFNIFSLIYTSNSFKEMIFYALDATDQALAPATSPPDESVQRGETNEQAQRRPEGEEGEQHRSEGEDAQSHSDENRESLRAADQENAEKDTVKRGENQNSMFRPFIKSYFNNNNSSVSLLAKENFRKFRHMLIMFLKGDTSNVDSKTIENIHYHFSKFLQEISQHPKYRNGINDILYLFEIIKMDALFSARQVNHMKKNAQEDRSVIKIRREIRYMLERFIDGKTLSALSASANLLMEQMSKDQQMTNFLPGLASLTKKVANSPNLLDDENVRNEFKQHISTSRDFYRRYSNNEQFKRFTNELSNAITQISSDALLQEWYQNAFRVSRSLMYTDMNGRSHIEKDILRQMKQILLPLIAEQLKYVAIPTISGSDKKMDWTLSQIVFSGYDMLPERVKVSTNFRFGTDIKGPIVRSSLRAAMPEKEEMDPGEYRFRKGYHGSSGGYHPVNVRDTPSSSQNGGVLIFDIEQIRANIQDAAFVYRRKVFPYMVDQGLASVGLRGKGASIRILLDLNASDAADSLLFTGGSVRVLIDSLKMRVIQSKHDRLYGIIFALFSSMIRKQVEYQLSQKISDVIGTGIGNVNRRYSKIPKANVRRALFKAIEKAF, encoded by the coding sequence ATGACAAGTCGATTGAACATATCTGGTAGAGACGCCGCGAGACACGGCGACAATTCTGTCGATGCGCACTCGAGCAGCGGCGCAGGACAGCATCAGCTGCACAAGCGGGAGACAGCCTCTAAGACGGCCAACACGGTCGTTTCTCTGATTCAGCAGCTGAGCGATGGCATCCCGCCGAGCAACGGTCAGCTGCTCAACTTCTTGGACCACACCGGCGAGGGCTTGGAAAGGGCGGAATGCGACGCGAAATTGAACAAGAAAGGCAAGAGGTTCATCAGGGACTCAGAAAATCTGGTTTCAACGACAAAAAAACTGATCAACGAAAAAAACAATGACGAGCTGGCTCAGGCGCTACTTATAGACATTGCAGCGGCGTCCATCGCCGCGAAGAAGCAGTCAGAAAAAAACTCGATTGACTCGAGCAACATGAAGATGAACAAGACAGTACTATGGAGGACCGGTCAGTCGCTGTTCAACATCTTCTCCCTGATTTACACGTCAAATTCGTTCAAAGAAATGATCTTCTACGCCCTAGACGCGACCGACCAGGCGCTGGCACCCGCCACGTCGCCGCCCGACGAGTCTGTCCAGCGGGGTGAGACGAACGAGCAGGCGCAACGtcgcccagaaggggaggagggggagcaACACCGTTCAGAAGGGGAGGACGCCCAGTCCCACTCGGACGAAAACCGCGAGTCCCTGCGAGCCGCCGACCAAGAAAACGCAGAAAAGGATACCGTTAAGAGAGGGGAAAACCAGAACTCCATGTTTCGCCCTTTCATCAAGtcttacttcaacaacaacaacagctcggtCAGTCTGCTCGCCAAGGAAAACTTCCGAAAATTCCGACACATGCTCATCATGTTCCTGAAAGGAGACACCTCCAACGTTGACAGCAAAACGATAGAAAACATCCACTACCACTTTAGCAAGTTCCTGCAAGAAATCAGCCAACACCCCAAGTACCGCAATGGAATCAACGACATACTCTACCTGTTCGAAATCATCAAGATGGACGCACTGTTCTCGGCGCGACAAGTCAACCACATGAAAAAGAACGCTCAAGAGGACCGATCTGTCATCAAAATCAGGCGAGAAATCCGGTACATGTTGGAGCGCTTCATCGACGGGAAGACTCTGAGCGCGCTGTCCGCGAGCGCAAATCTGTTGATGGAGCAGATGTCGAAGGACCAGCAGATGACCAACTTCCTGCCGGGCCTGGCGAGTCTAACCAAGAAAGTCGCCAATTCGCCGAATTTGCTGGACGACGAGAACGTACGAAACGAATTCAAGCAACACATCAGCACCTCGCGCGATTTCTATCGGCGCTACTCCAACAACGAGCAGTTCAAGAGATTCACCAACGAACTCTCAAATGCCATCACTCAAATCTCCAGCGATGCGCTGTTGCAGGAGTGGTATCAAAACGCCTTCAGGGTTTCTCGCTCGCTCATGTACACGGACATGAACGGAAGGTCGCACATTGAGAAGGACATCTTGAGACAGATGAAGCAGATTCTGCTCCCACTGATCGCCGAGCAGCTGAAGTACGTGGCCATTCCCACGATAAGTGGGTCCGACAAGAAGATGGACTGGACGCTCTCGCAAATTGTCTTTTCTGGGTACGACATGCTTCCTGAGCGCGTCAAAGTGAGTACGAACTTCCGGTTCGGCACGGACATCAAGGGTCCCATCGTCCGATCCTCGCTGCGTGCGGCCATgccggaaaaggaggagatggacccaGGCGAGTACAGGTTCAGGAAGGGGTACCACGGCTCGAGCGGCGGCTATCACCCAGTGAACGTCAGAGACACGCCATCGAGCTCTCAAAACGGCGGTGTGTTGATTTTCGACATTGAACAAATTCGAGCGAACATTCAGGATGCAGCGTTCGTGTACCGACGAAAAGTGTTCCCGTACATGGTCGACCAGGGCCTCGCGAGCGTTGGTCTGAGGGGGAAGGGTGCCAGCATACGAATTCTGCTCGACTTGAACGCCAGCGACGCCGCCGACAGCCTGCTGTTCACCGGCGGCTCTGTACGCGTCCTGATCGACTCGCTGAAAATGAGGGTGATTCAATCGAAGCACGACCGACTCTATGGCATCATATTCGCGCTGTTTAGCAGCATGATCCGAAAGCAGGTCGAATACCAGCTTTCTCAAAAAATTAGCGACGTAATTGGTACTGGGATTGGAAACGTCAACCGAAGGTATAGCAAGATTCCGAAGGCTAACGTCAGAAGAGCTCTATTCAAAGCTATCGAAAAAGCGTTTTAG
- the LOC126313340 gene encoding 26S proteasome regulatory subunit 10B-like gives MADSQDERKQKALEQYKKRVIEHKDLETKLRTLRNSLKQLRANYEESEEHLKAFQSVGQIVAEVLRRLDDERYIVKASSGPRYIVCCRNKLNRDELKQGVRVTLDMTTLTIMRILPREVDPVVYNMTKEDPGDVSYSSIGGLFEQIRELREIVELPLTNPELFERVGIKPPKGVLLYGPPGTGKTLLARALANSIDANFLKVVSSAIVDKYIGESARIIREMFGYARENQPCVIFMDEIDAIGGRRYSEGTSSDREIQRTLMELFNQIDGFDTLHRVKIIMATNRPDALDPALLRAGRIDRKIEVPLLNEQGRIEVLKIHAQKITKRGEIDYEAISKLSDEFNAADLRNVCTEAGMFAIRASRNYVVQEDFMKAVRKTADNKKLEGKLPYEKI, from the exons ATGGCCGATTCTCAAGATGAAAGAAAGCAAAAAGCACTTGAGCAGTACAAAAAACGTGTCATAGAACACAAAGACCTAGAAACAAAACTTCGAACGC TCCGGAACAGTCTGAAACAGCTCAGAGCCAACTATGAAGAATCAGAGGAACATCTGAAAGCCTTCCAAAGCGTGGGACAAATCGTCGCCGAAGTACTTCGGCGCCTGGATGACGAACGCT ATATTGTAAAAGCCTCTAGCGGTCCTCGGTACATCGTTTGCTGCAGAAACAAATTAAACAGAGACGAGCTGAAGCAAGGCGTTCGCGTCACCCTTGATATGACCACACTCACTATCATGCGTATCTTGCCGCGCGAAGTGGATCCAGTTGTATATAATATGACAAAGGAAGACCCAGGAGATGTTTCTTACAGCTCAATTGGCGGATTGTTTGAGCAAATTCGCGAGCTGAGAGAG ATTGTAGAACTGCCCTTGACGAACCCAGAATTGTTTGAAAGAGTGGGGATTAAGCCACCAAAGGGTGTGCTTCTCTATGGCCCCCCTGGCACTGGAAAAACATTGCTAGCCCGCGCACTCGCCAACAGCATCGACGCGAACTTTCTCAAAGTGGTGTCTTCCGCTATCGTCGACAAATACATTGGTGAAAGCGctcgcatcatccgcgaaatgttCG GTTATGCTCGTGAGAATCAACCGTGCGTCATCTTCATGGACGAGATAGATGCCATTGGAGGTCGCAGATACAGCGAGGGGACTTCGTCTGACCGCGAAATTCAGCGCACATTGATGGAGTTGTTTAATCAGATAGATGGCTTTGACACACTGCATCGCGTCAAGATCATCATGGCTACAAACCGACCGGACGCCCTCGACCCTGCTTTACTTCGAGCTGGACGAATCGACCGAAAAATCGAGGTCCCTCTGCTCAATGAACAGGGCCGCATCGAGGTTTTGAAAATTCATGCGCAGAAAATTACAAAGCGCGGAGAAATTGACTATGAAGCCATTTCTAAATTGAGTGATGAGTTCAATGCAGCAGACCTTCGAAATGTTTGCACAGAAGCTGGCATGTTCGCAATTCGAGCATCAAGAAACTATGTTGTACAGGAAGATTTCATGAAGGCAGTTAGAAAAACTGCTGATAATAAGAAGCTAGAAGGAAAATTGCCATATGAGAAGATATAA
- the LOC126313341 gene encoding probable tRNA-dihydrouridine synthase, with protein MAPLSNVTDPSFRRIIAKYGKPDVLFTEFVSAAGLVRSESRQRLLIDLIYDESERPIVAQLFGADPQEMYEGVHIIKGLGFDGVDINMGCPDRAVVKQGCGSGLIDRPELAQQIIKAAKKAADEPSDGSVKSAVRPFGVSIKTRIGGNKECLDSWLPYLLEMEPDALTLHLRTRKEQSLVPAHWTEEVIGKAVDIVKRKFRGKSLILGNGDVKDIQEAREKVDRWGIDGVMLGRAIYGNPWLFKEYCATPQQKISVLLEHTKLYQEILSTHKSMAYMKKHYKAYVTGFEECSQYRMKMMNSESMEELEQIADEVIQMLDSKNSAG; from the exons ATGGCGCCTCTGTCCAATGTAACAG ATCCTTCTTTTCGGAGAATAATAGCCAAGTACGGAAAACCAGATGTTCTGTTCACAGAGTTTGTTTCGGCGGCGGGTTTGGTTAGAAGCGAGTCTCGGCAACGGCTCTTGATAGATTTGATCTATGACGAAAGTGAGAGGCCCATTGTCGCTCAGCTCTTCGGTGCCGATCCACAGGAGATGTACGAAGGCGTGCATATCATCAAAGGCCTCGGCTTTGATGGGGTCGACATCAATATGGGCTGTCCGGACAGAGCAGTTGTGAAGCAAGGATGCGGTTCAGGATTAATAGACAGGCCCGAGTTGGCCCAACAGATTATTAAGGCTGCGAAGAAAGCGGCCGACGAGCCTAGCGACGGTAGTGTAAAGTCCGCCGTCAGGCCGTTTGGCGTTTCAATCAAGACTCGCATTGGGGGAAACAAAGAATGCCTCGACAGTTGGCTGCCTTATCTGCTAGAAATGGAGCCAGATGCCCTGACGCTTCACCTGAGGACAAGGAAGGAGCAGTCGCTGGTACCCGCGCACTGGACGGAGGAAGTGATTGGCAAGGCGGTTGACATTGTCAAGAGAAAGTTCCGAGGCAAATCCCTCATACTCGGAAATGGAGACGTAAAGGACATACAGGAGGCCAGGGAGAAAGTGGATAGATGGGGCATAGACGGAGTCATGCTTGGCCGAGCTATATACGGGAACCCGTGGCTGTTTAAAGAGTATTGTGCGACACCGCAGCAGAAAATAAGTGTGCTTCTAGAACATACAAAATTATACCAAGAAATTTTGAGTACACACAAATCTATGGCGTACATGAAAAAGCATTACAAGGCGTATGTGACGGGGTTCGAAGAATGCAGCCAATACAGAATGAAGATGATGAATTCGGAATCTATGGAGGAATTGGAGCAGATAGCCGACGAAGTCATTCAAATGCTAGATTCTAAGAACTCCGCCGGTTGA
- the LOC126313397 gene encoding uncharacterized protein LOC126313397 produces MSKKIPRQKKRRKRESYNERPRTSDLDEDLPKKKYSVEPPREPSPPVSKKRHLEKPAHPTDVPLKKTATSSSSHQPPPSPRDNPPATQTPGPSPLPDDHPPAKKTPPSSKALDLERSQQQSLLKSARDPNPPQGRAPLSAKSTSAQLSFNKFHAAPGDYELEEDRYIDILFKHAEIQKEGKKPNAKHITPLTKDPTKPECTTNSATLEPILPTSIPPSKNNDQTPFTLNSPNPSGRVTENPSPLLLSRPNNAEPWKLDAHEPPIANSTVVNPFKQPPASTLNSTAFSAPTDSANRLEVPFGHRDSVQFPKLPNFSHNPLLPSPQPPNPTSSIAVQPPSNSQFNIRLDGTPVQSPFGITANTNSGHLKLNAPS; encoded by the coding sequence ATGTCAAAAAAAATTCCCCGTCAAAAAAAAAGACGCAAGCGCGAGTCGTACAACGAACGCCCCCGCACCTCTGACCTCGACGAAGACCTCCCCAAGAAAAAATACTCCGTCGAACCACCGCGCGAACCAAGCCCTCCTGTATCCAAGAAGCGACATCTAGAAAAACCTGCGCACCCCACTGACGTCCCTCTCAAAAAAACCGCGACGTCGTCATCCAGTCACCAACCACCCCCCTCACCGAGAGACAACCCCCCCGCAACGCAAACCCCGGGCCCCTCCCCTCTACCTGACGACCATCCACCCGCCAAAAAGACCCCCCCATCCTCGAAAGCGCTCGACTTGGAACGGTCCCAACAACAATCGCTGCTAAAAAGCGCCCGAGACCCCAACCCACCTCAGGGACGAGCCCCACTCTCCGCCAAAAGCACCAGCGCCCAACTCTCCTTCAACAAGTTTCACGCCGCGCCCGGAGATTACGAACTCGAAGAAGACCGATACATCGACATACTTTTTAAACATGccgaaatccaaaaagaaggtaaAAAGCCAAACGCGAAGCACATCACCCCGCTAACCAAAGACCCCACAAAACCCGAATGCACCACCAACTCCGCTACACTCGAACCGATTCTTCCCACCTCAATACCACCCTCCAAAAACAACGACCAAACACCCTTCACCCTCAACTCGCCGAACCCCTCCGGACGCGTCACCGAAAACCCCAGCCCACTCCTGCTGTCTAGACCCAACAACGCAGAACCGTGGAAACTCGACGCCCACGAACCGCCCATCGCCAATTCAACCGTAGTCAACCCCTTCAAGCAACCACCCGCATCAACTCTCAACTCGACGGCGTTCAGCGCGCCAACTGACTCGGCCAACCGTCTCGAAGTCCCATTCGGCCACCGCGACTCCGTCCAATTCCCTAAACTGCCTAACTTCTCTCATAACCCTCTGCTCCCATCCCCCCAACCACCAAATCCAACCAGCAGCATCGCCGTCCAACCCCCCTCCAACTCCCAGTTCAACATCAGACTCGACGGCACGCCAGTCCAATCTCCCTTCGGCATAACCGCGAATACTAATTCCGGTCACCTCAAACTCAACGCACCTTCCTAG